From the Cryptomeria japonica chromosome 2, Sugi_1.0, whole genome shotgun sequence genome, one window contains:
- the LOC131050855 gene encoding abscisic acid 8'-hydroxylase 3, with protein MMLLAGVGLLAAFFLLLVRPWRTSSPSSPGLNLPPGSLGWPYMGETLQLYSQNPNLFFASKQSRYGDIFKTHILGCPCIMIASPEAARFVLVNQAHLFKPTFPKSKERMIGPQALFFHQGDYHAHLRKLVQRSFFPEAIRNIVPDIESLALRALHSWERNTINTFQEMKRYAFQVVLLSIFGPDEVFDRDDLKNSYYIVEKGYNSMPINLPGTLFNKAMKARKHLSDILTQIIAARRANKDLVQKDLLGSLMQSKDGNLQALTDEQIADNIIGVIFAAQDTTASVLTWIVKYLRDHPSFLQAVTAEQEAIRRAKGCDGHLTWEDTKNMPLTCRVIQETLRVATILSFTFREAVQDVEYKGYLIPKGWKVMPLFRNIHHSPEFFPDPQKFDPTRFEMPPKPNTFMPFGSGAHSCPGNELAKLEMLILIHHMTTKFRWDFVGTESGIQYGPFPVPKHGLPINLSRKSGS; from the exons ATGATGCTTTTAGCGGGAGTTGGGCTATTAGCCGCTTTTTTTCTGCTGCTCGTAAGGCCATGGCGTACAAGTTCTCCAAGTTCTCCAGGCTTGAATTTGCCCCCTGGCTCCCTTGGATGGCCGTACATGGGCGAGACCCTGCAACTGTACTCGCAGAATCCCAATCTCTTCTTCGCCTCCAAGCAGTCAAG GTATGGGGATATTTTCAAAACCCATATATTGGGGTGCCCATGCATTATGATTGCTAGTCCAGAGGCAGCGAGATTTGTTCTGGTAAATCAGGCTCATCTGTTCAAGCCCACCTTCCCCAAGAGTAAAGAGCGCATGATAGGTCCTCAGGCCCTCTTCTTTCATCAGGGAGATTATCATGCACATTTGAGGAAGCTGGTTCAGAGATCCTTTTTTCCTGAGGCCATCAGAAATATTGTTCCCGATATTGAATCTCTTGCTCTTCGGGCTCTCCATTCCTGGGAACGCAATACCATCAACACATTCCAGGAGATGAAAAGG TATGCATTTCAAGTTGTGCTCCTCTCAATATTTGggccggatgaagtatttgatagagATGATCTCAAAAATTCATATTATATTGTGGAGAAGGGCTACAATTCAATGCCCATCAACCTTCCTGGCACCCTCTTCAACAAGGCAATGAAG GCCAGGAAACATCTTAGTGATATACTGACCCAGATAATTGCTGCAAGAAGAGCCAACAAGGATTTGGTGCAAAAGGATTTGTTAGGCTCCTTAATGCAGTCTAAGGATGGAAATTTGCAGGCCTTAACTGATGAACAGATTGCAGATAATATCATTGGTGTCATTTTTGCCGCACAAGACACCACTGCCAGTGTCTTGACATGGATCGTTAAATATCTCCGAGACCATCCATCATTTCTCCAGGCTGTCACG GCTGAGCAAGAAGCTATTAGAAGAGCCAAAGGATGTGATGGGCACTTAACTTGGGAAGATACAAAGAACATGCCCTTAACATGCAGG GTTATTCAGGAGACATTAAGAGTGGCCACCATATTATCATTCACTTTCAGAGAAGCAGTTCAGGATGTGGAATACAAAG GTTACCTTATTCCCAAAGGATGGAAGGTCATGCCATTGTTTAGAAACATTCACCACAGTCCAGAATTCTTTCCTGATCCACAGAAGTTCGACCCTACACGATTTGAG ATGCCTCCAAAGCCCAACACATTTATGCCTTTTGGAAGTGGGGCTCATTCCTGCCCTGGCAATGAGCTTGCAAAGCTGGAGATGCTCATACTCATCCATCACATGACCACAAAATTTAG GTGGGACTTTGTGGGGACAGAGAGTGGAATACAATATGGTCCTTTCCCTGTTCCAAAGCATGGATTACCCATCAATCTTAGTAGGAAATCTGGGTCTTAA